One window of Toxotes jaculatrix isolate fToxJac2 chromosome 19, fToxJac2.pri, whole genome shotgun sequence genomic DNA carries:
- the sel1l gene encoding protein sel-1 homolog 1, whose translation MGSKRCLKTTRTFYFLTILLIVFIKGIRSDEEQHGNDGPELKSYHDPDDEEEDVHLASVIVTGASVTSAHDVSQPEEEKQSPGDGLEGEQAEDLPDQPPPAEEKPREVPLVNGGTAHGEPCIFPFLFQGKEYSDCTTDGRGDGRLWCATTYDYDQEKKWGFCETEEQAQQRLLAEEAEEQYQTVLRMLNATTRRTQKKELYEKLLKVAEKGHQKAMEKVAYAMLFGDYMNQNITKAKEMFEKLAIEGSPKAQMALGFLYAAGLGVNSSQAKALVYYTFGALGGNLVAHMILGYRYWGGVGVPQSCESALTHYRLVANQVASDVSLTGGSAVQRIRLLDEVENPGSTSGMLEEDLIQYYQFLAEKGDVQAQVGLGQLHLHGGRGVEQNHQRAYDYFTQAANAGNTHAMAFLGKMYSEGSEFLPQNNETALQFFKKASDLGNPVGQSGLGMAYLYGRGVPVNYELALKYFQKAAEQGWVDGQLQLGTMYYNGIGVKRDYKQALKFFNLASQAGHILAFYNLAQMHATGTGVMRSCHTAVELFKNVCERGRWSERLMTAYGSFKEGETDAALVQYLLLAEQGYEVAQSNVAFILDQKGAKIFSENETYPRALLHWTRAAAQGYTVARIKLGDYHFYGYGTDVDYETAVIHYRLASEQQHSAQAMFNLGYMHEKGLGIKQDIHLAKRFYDMAAEASPDAQVPVFLALCKLGLIYTLQYLQDLNLKELISQVDLDQLLGPEWDLYLMTVIALLLGTVIAYRQRQHQIIVPPRPPAPAPAPPPRPPQEQPQAQAETQGQGETQAQGPAHEEEEQQ comes from the exons ATGGGCTCTAAGAGGTGTCTAAAGACGACGAGAACGTTTTATTTTTTGACCATTCTGCTGATAGTCTTCATCAAAGGAATAAGATCTG ATGAAGAGCAACACGGGAATGACGGACCAGAGCTGAAG TCTTACCATGACccagatgatgaagaggaagacgTACATCTGGCATCAGTAATTGTGACAGGTGCCTCTGTGACCTCTGCTCATGATGTCTCCcagccagaggaggagaaacagtcACCTGGAGATGGACTGGAGGGAGAACAGGCAGAGGACCTGCCTGACcagcctcctccagctgagGAGAAACCTAGAGAGG TTCCTTTGGTGAATGGAGGTACAGCCCACGGAGAGCCCTGCATCTTCCCATTCCTCTTCCAGGGGAAGGAGTACTCGGACTGTACAACTGATGGACGGGGGGATGGACGGCTGTGGTGTGCCACAACCTACGACTATGACCAGGAGAAAAAGTGGGGTTTCTGTGAGA CGGAGGAGCAGGCACAGCAGAGACTGCTggcagaggaggctgaggagcagTATCAGACAGTCCTGCGCATGCTCAATGCCACCACCAGGAGGACACAGAAGAAAGA ATTATATGAAAAGCTGCTCAAAGTAGCAGAGAAGGGCCACCAGAAAGCCATGGAGAAGGTGGCATACGCCATGCTGTTTGGAGATTACATGAACCAGAACATCACCAAGGCCAAAGAAATGTTTGAGAAGCTTGCCATAGAAGGGTCACCCAAAGCTCAGATG GCTCTTGGCTTTCTGTATGCTGCAGGACTTGGAGTTAATTCGAGCCAAGCTAAG gcctTGGTTTACTACACCTTCGGTGCACTAGGTGGAAACTTGGTCGCTCACATGATTCTG GGATACAGATACTGGGGGGGTGTGGGTGTTCCCCAGAGCTGCGAGTCAGCACTAACACACTATAGGCTTGTGGCAAATCAGG TGGCCAGCGACGTGTCCCTGACAGGGGGATCAGCTGTGCAGAGGATCAGGCTTCTAGATGAGGTGGAGAACCCGGGCTCCACCAGCGGGATGTTGGAGGAGGACCTGATCCAGTACTACCAGTTCCTAGCTGAGAAAGGAGATGTACAAGCTCAG GTGGGATTGGGTCAGCTCCACTTGCATGGAGGACGTGGAGTTGAACAAAATCACcag AGGGCGTATGACTACTTCACACAGGCTGCAAATGCAGGGAACACACATGCCATGGCTTTCCTCGGCAAG ATGTACTCAGAGGGCAGCGAGTTTCTCCCTCAGAACAACGAGACAGCCCTGCAGTTCTTCAAGAAGGCTTCAGACTTG gGTAATCCAGTTGGACAGAGCGGCCTGGGCATGGCCTATCTGTATGGAAGAGGTGTCCCAGTG AACTATGAGCTGGCACTGAAATACTTCCAGAAGGCAGCAGAGCAGGGCTGGGTGGACGGACAGCTCCAGCTGGGCACTATGTATTACA ATGGCATTGGTGTGAAGCGTGATTACAAACAGGCACTCAAGTTCTTCAACTTGGCCTCACAGGCAGGCCACATCCTGGCCTTCTACAACCTGGCCCAGATGCACGCCACTGGTACTGGCGTGATGCGCTCCTGCCACACTGCTGTGGAG cTTTTCAAGAACGTGTGTGAGCGTGGCCGCTGGTCAGAGCGTCTGATGACGGCCTACGGCAGctttaaagagggagagacggaTGCTGCGCTGGTGCAGTATCTGCTGCTGGCTGAGCAGGGCTACGAGGTGGCCCAGAGCAACGTGGCCTTCATTCTGGACCAGA aaggggCAAAGATCTTCAGTGAGAATGAGACATACCCTCGTGCTTTGCTCCACTGGACAAGAGCTGCAGCACAAG GTTACACTGTGGCAAGGATAAAACTAGGGGACTATCACTTCTACGGCTACGGGACAGATGTGGACTATGAAACGGCTGTCATCCACTACAGACTGgcatcagagcagcagcacagtgccCAGGCCATGTTCAACCTGGGTTACATGCATGAGAAAGGCCTGGGCATCAAACAG gacATCCATTTAGCCAAGCGTTTCTACGACATGGCTGCTGAAGCCAGTCCTGATGCCCAGGTCCCAGTTTTCCTGGCACTGTGCAAGCTGGGCCTGATTTACACGCTCCAGTACCTGCAGGATCTTAAT ctgaAGGAGCTGATTTCTCAGGTGGACCTGGACCAGCTCCTGGGCCCGGAGTGGGACCTTTACCTTATGACCGTCATCGCCCTGCTCTTGGGCACGGTCATCGCTTACCGACAGCGGCAACACCAAATCATCGTGCCACCTCGTCCACCTGCCCCTGCCCCAGCTCCGCCTCCCAGACCACCTCAGGAACAGCCACAAGCCCAGGCCGAGACCCAGGGTCAGGGAGAAACGCAAGCCCAGGGCCCGGCCcacgaggaagaggagcagcagtga
- the LOC121199979 gene encoding phospholipase B1, membrane-associated-like has translation MEWLWIAVATCVLVSCSVKGNDWWWEYEEGIRHYSKEALNKEFPEKTRPVSFKHPVFQCPDMSPSPSVPSSVEFVKAADIKVIAALGDSLTTAIGANATTVLGIPIEFRHVSWSIGGYGSFQDVITLANIIKLFNPNLVGAAPGKTVHGMQAHISETGFNLAVTGHNTFNLPGQTRHLIDTLRGYEGLNFEEDWKLLTILMGMNDICDYCKDKALFSVDNFIHYMTVSLEMLMNEVPRMIVNVVQILPMQTLREVQKPTPGCLLQRSFCSCLIEPVARSPELRELVEVNLEFQKRLEELLYSDRFFRDDFAVVLQPFLKHADPPRLPSGKIDMTFFTHDCFHFTIKGHEELAKGLWNNMFQPEGGKMIVSSFSDPISLICPPMEHPYIFTRPIAAKSGHPPLQSDAPSQAATLLFSLLVGLGRLRLM, from the exons ATGGAGTGGCTTTGGATCGCCGTGGCAACATGTGTGCTCGTGTCCTGCTCTGTCAAAG GTAACGACTGGTGGTGGGAGTATGAGGAGGGGATACGACACTACAGCAAGGAGGCCCTCAACAAG gaGTTTCCGGAGAAAACTCGACCGGTGAGCTTCAAGCATCCTGTGTTCCAGTGTCCAGACATGagtccttctccctctgtcccctcATCAG TTGAATTTGTGAAGGCGGCAGATATCAAAGTCATCGCTGCCTTGGGGGATTCTCTGACA ACGGCCATAGGTGCCAACGCCACCACTGTCCTCGGGATTCCTATCGAGTTTCGCCATGTGTCGTGGAG TATTGGAGGTTACGGGTCATTTCAGGATGTCATTACTTTGGCAA ACATCATCAAGCTGTTCAATCCTAATCTGGTTGGTGCTGCTCCCGGCAAGACGGTTCATGGGATGCAGGCTCACATCAGTGAAACAGGCTTCAACCTGGCTGTGACAGGACATAACACCTT CAATCTCCCCGGCCAGACGAGGCATTTGATTGACACGCTGAGAGGTTATGAG GGTCTGAACTTCGAGGAGGACTGGAAGCTTCTGACCATTCTCATGGGCATGAATGACATCTGTGATTACTGCAAAGATAAG GCTCTTTTTTCAGTGGATAACTTCATTCATTATATGACCGTCTCCTTGGAAATGCTTATgaatgag GTTCCTCGTATGATCGTTAACGTGGTTCAGATTCTGCCCATGCAGACTCTGAGGGAGGTGCAGAAGCCCACCCCAGGGTGCCTGCTCCAACG GTCTTTCTGTTCGTGCCTGATAGAACCAGTAGCCAGGTCTCCTGAACTTCGGGAGCTGGTGGAAGTCAATCTGGAATTCCAg AAAAGACTCGAGGAGCTGCTGTACAGCGACCGTTTCTTCAGGGATGACTTTGCTGTTGTTCTTCAGCCCTTTCTCAAACACGCCGACCCCCCCCGCCTCCCG AGCGGGAAGATCGACATGACCTTCTTCACTCACGACTGCTTCCACTTCACCATAAAGGGACATGAGGAGCTGGCCAAGGGACTGTGGAACAATATG TTTCAGCCTGAAGGAGGAAAGATGATTGTGAGCAGTTTCTCAGACCCCATCAGTCTCATCTGTCCACCTATG GAACACCCGTATATCTTCACCCGACCAATCGCAGCCAAGTCAGGCCACCCTCCACTTCAGTCTGACGCTCCATCACAGGCGGCCACCTTGCTGTTCTCGCTACTTGTGGGTTTGGGACGTCTTAGACTTATGTAG
- the chga gene encoding chromogranin-A isoform X1, giving the protein MIGRGLLILTVLSNCVLSLPVTSSQLENEDVKVMKCIVEALADVLSRPHPMPVSQECLVVLKTDDRLVTILRHHNFLKELQEIALQGGQEKAQLQRDAATPDPTTQTPQTTDDASDRSMLEALGGPGERSILSQKRRTGNGEGEDETLRDGGHHEDDDIIEEVQVKREDDESPGSHVSESSDEWTEGKAAKREEEGEGEDYEEKRATSEENSEEENMTEDKKSAASEDKPRKKSEEKKFDEEDEEEKDKRSALFSHKQEEEQEEEGEMKRGSRESLKRWTKRGKGLQLKKKAGGEEAQQLRGQQEVPHHSKEVTEDEEEKKKGDTQRSPEEKELQMIARRAPEERRGSEEEGSASRKSEEPEIESLAAIESELENVAQKLHELRRG; this is encoded by the exons ATGATCGGGAGAGGACTGCTCATCCTGACAGTACTGTCCAACTGCg TTCTGTCATTGCCAGTGACTTCAAGTCAGCTGGAGAATGAAGACGTAAAG GTGATGAAATGCATTGTGGAGGCGTTGGCAGATGTGCTATCAAGGCCCCATCCgatgcctgtcagtcaggagTGTCTGGTCGTACTGAAGACAG atgacAGGCTTGTTACTATCCTTCGCCATCATAACTTtctgaaggagctgcaggagatCGCTCTCCAAG GCGGCCAAGAGAAAGCTCAGCTGCAAAGAGACGCTGCTACACCTGACCCAACGACACAAACTCCTCAGACTACGGATGACGCATCTG ATCGATCCATGTTGGAGGCTTTAGGAGGCCCCGGTGAAAGATCCATCCTCTCCcagaagaggaggacaggaaatgGGGAAGGAGAGGATGAGACCCTGAGAGATGGAGGGCATCACGAGGACGATGACATTATTGAAGAGGTGCAAGTGAAGAGGGAAGATGACGAGAGCCCAGGAAGTCACGTCTCTGAGTCTTCGGATGAGTGGACCGAGGGCAAGGCTgcaaagagggaggaagaaggagaaggagaggactaTGAAGAGAAGAGAGCAACATCAGAGGAGAattcagaggaggaaaacatgacagaggataaaaaaa gTGCAGCATCTGAAGATAAACCCAGGAAGAAATCAGAAGAAAAGAAGTTtgatgaagaagatgaggaagagaaagacaagagatCTGCACTTTTCTCACACAAAcaagaggaggaacaggaggaggaaggggagatgaagagagggagcagggagagCCTGAAGCGATGGACCAAGAGAGGCAAGGGCTTGCAACTGAAGAAAAAAGCCGGCGGAGAGGAGGCGCAGCAGCTCCGTGGTCAGCAGGAAGTGCCACATCATTCGAAGGAGGTcacagaggacgaggaggagaagaagaaaggagacaCTCAGAGGAGTCCAGAGGAGAAGGAGCTGCAGATGATTGCTAGAAGAGcaccagaggagaggagggggtctgAGGAAGAGGGGAGTgccagcagaaagtcagag GAGCCAGAGATTGAAAGCCTGGCAGCCATCGAGTCAGAGCTCGAAAACGTTGCCCAGAAACTCCATGAGCTGCGgcgaggctga
- the chga gene encoding chromogranin-A isoform X2 yields the protein MIGRGLLILTVLSNCVLSLPVTSSQLENEDVKVMKCIVEALADVLSRPHPMPVSQECLVVLKTDDRLVTILRHHNFLKELQEIALQGGQEKAQLQRDAATPDPTTQTPQTTDDASDRSMLEALGGPGERSILSQKRRTGNGEGEDETLRDGGHHEDDDIIEEVQVKREDDESPGSHVSESSDEWTEGKAAKREEEGEGEDYEEKRATSEENSEEENMTEDKKTSEDKPRKKSEEKKFDEEDEEEKDKRSALFSHKQEEEQEEEGEMKRGSRESLKRWTKRGKGLQLKKKAGGEEAQQLRGQQEVPHHSKEVTEDEEEKKKGDTQRSPEEKELQMIARRAPEERRGSEEEGSASRKSEEPEIESLAAIESELENVAQKLHELRRG from the exons ATGATCGGGAGAGGACTGCTCATCCTGACAGTACTGTCCAACTGCg TTCTGTCATTGCCAGTGACTTCAAGTCAGCTGGAGAATGAAGACGTAAAG GTGATGAAATGCATTGTGGAGGCGTTGGCAGATGTGCTATCAAGGCCCCATCCgatgcctgtcagtcaggagTGTCTGGTCGTACTGAAGACAG atgacAGGCTTGTTACTATCCTTCGCCATCATAACTTtctgaaggagctgcaggagatCGCTCTCCAAG GCGGCCAAGAGAAAGCTCAGCTGCAAAGAGACGCTGCTACACCTGACCCAACGACACAAACTCCTCAGACTACGGATGACGCATCTG ATCGATCCATGTTGGAGGCTTTAGGAGGCCCCGGTGAAAGATCCATCCTCTCCcagaagaggaggacaggaaatgGGGAAGGAGAGGATGAGACCCTGAGAGATGGAGGGCATCACGAGGACGATGACATTATTGAAGAGGTGCAAGTGAAGAGGGAAGATGACGAGAGCCCAGGAAGTCACGTCTCTGAGTCTTCGGATGAGTGGACCGAGGGCAAGGCTgcaaagagggaggaagaaggagaaggagaggactaTGAAGAGAAGAGAGCAACATCAGAGGAGAattcagaggaggaaaacatgacagaggataaaaaaa CATCTGAAGATAAACCCAGGAAGAAATCAGAAGAAAAGAAGTTtgatgaagaagatgaggaagagaaagacaagagatCTGCACTTTTCTCACACAAAcaagaggaggaacaggaggaggaaggggagatgaagagagggagcagggagagCCTGAAGCGATGGACCAAGAGAGGCAAGGGCTTGCAACTGAAGAAAAAAGCCGGCGGAGAGGAGGCGCAGCAGCTCCGTGGTCAGCAGGAAGTGCCACATCATTCGAAGGAGGTcacagaggacgaggaggagaagaagaaaggagacaCTCAGAGGAGTCCAGAGGAGAAGGAGCTGCAGATGATTGCTAGAAGAGcaccagaggagaggagggggtctgAGGAAGAGGGGAGTgccagcagaaagtcagag GAGCCAGAGATTGAAAGCCTGGCAGCCATCGAGTCAGAGCTCGAAAACGTTGCCCAGAAACTCCATGAGCTGCGgcgaggctga
- the ccn2a gene encoding CCN family member 2a isoform X2, giving the protein MSAGMKKIILLPFLCILLSYMAAGQECSGQCSCPATPPQCPPGVSLVLDGCGCCRVCAKQMGELCTEKDVCDPHKGLHCDFGAPINRRIGVCTAREGATCVFGGMVYKSGETFQSSCKYQCTCLDGAVGCVPLCSMDIRLPSPDCPMPRRVKVPGKCCEEWECDSPYRHSFMGSVLPAYREEETYGPDPSLMRENCLVQTTEWSACSKTCGLGISTRVTNDNRECRLEKQTRLCMVRPCESQLEQSIRKGKKCIRTPRLSKPMKFEISGCTTTKSYRPKFCGVCLDGRCCTPHRTTTLPMEFKCPDGQVMKKHMMFIKSCACHHNCPGENDIFESMYYKKMMGDMA; this is encoded by the exons GCTGCAGGTCAGGAGTGCAGCGGCCAGTGTTCGTGCCCCGCCACTCCCCCTCAGTGTCCCCCAGGAGTGAGCCTGGTGCTGGACGGCTGCGGCTGTTGCAGGGTGTGCGCCAAACAGATGGGGGAGCTCTGCACAGAGAAGGACGTCTGTGACCCACACAAAGGCCTCCACTGTGACTTCGGAGCCCCCATCAACAGACGCATTGGAGTCTGCACAG CCCGAGAGGGAGCCACCTGTGTGTTCGGAGGAATGGTGTACAAGAGCGGAGAGACTTTCCAGAGCAGCTGCAAGTACCAGTGTACCTGTCTGGATGGAGCTGTAGGCTGTGTCCCTCTTTGTTCCATGGACATCCGGCTGCCCAGTCCCGACTGCCCCATGCCCAGACGGGTCAAGGTGCCAGGGAAGTGCTGCGAGGAGTGGGAGTGTGATTCTCCCTACAGACACAGTTTCATGGGCTCTGTTTTACCTG cctacagagaggaggagacctATGGTCCAGATCCCTCTTTGATGAGGGAGAACTGCCTGGTTCAGACTACTGAATGGAGCGCCTGCTCTAAGACCTGTGGCCTTGGGATCTCCACCAGGGTCACCAATGATAACCGTGAATGCCGCCTTGAGAAACAGACCCGGTTGTGCATGGTGCGACCCTGCGAGTCACAGCTGGAGCAGAGCATTAGG aaaggaaaaaaatgcatcCGTACTCCCAGACTCTCCAAGCCCATGAAGTTTGAGATCTCTGGCTGCACCACCACCAAGTCCTACAGGCCAAAGTTCTGCGGCGTCTGCCTGGACGGCCGCTGCTGCACCCCCCACAGGACCACCACCCTGCCCATGGAGTTCAAATGCCCCGACGGACAGGTCATGAAGAAACACATGATGTTCATCAAGTCCTGCGCCTGCCACCACAACTGCCCTGGGGAGAACGACATCTTCGAGTCCATGTATTACAAGAAGATGATGGGAGACATGGCATGA
- the ccn2a gene encoding CCN family member 2a isoform X1: MSAGMKKIILLPFLCILLSYMAAGQECSGQCSCPATPPQCPPGVSLVLDGCGCCRVCAKQMGELCTEKDVCDPHKGLHCDFGAPINRRIGVCTAREGATCVFGGMVYKSGETFQSSCKYQCTCLDGAVGCVPLCSMDIRLPSPDCPMPRRVKVPGKCCEEWECDSPYRHSFMGSVLPGKLVSLFCIIKYFFAAVYTQITGDQDGVSNPVFPLVFTAYREEETYGPDPSLMRENCLVQTTEWSACSKTCGLGISTRVTNDNRECRLEKQTRLCMVRPCESQLEQSIRKGKKCIRTPRLSKPMKFEISGCTTTKSYRPKFCGVCLDGRCCTPHRTTTLPMEFKCPDGQVMKKHMMFIKSCACHHNCPGENDIFESMYYKKMMGDMA, encoded by the exons GCTGCAGGTCAGGAGTGCAGCGGCCAGTGTTCGTGCCCCGCCACTCCCCCTCAGTGTCCCCCAGGAGTGAGCCTGGTGCTGGACGGCTGCGGCTGTTGCAGGGTGTGCGCCAAACAGATGGGGGAGCTCTGCACAGAGAAGGACGTCTGTGACCCACACAAAGGCCTCCACTGTGACTTCGGAGCCCCCATCAACAGACGCATTGGAGTCTGCACAG CCCGAGAGGGAGCCACCTGTGTGTTCGGAGGAATGGTGTACAAGAGCGGAGAGACTTTCCAGAGCAGCTGCAAGTACCAGTGTACCTGTCTGGATGGAGCTGTAGGCTGTGTCCCTCTTTGTTCCATGGACATCCGGCTGCCCAGTCCCGACTGCCCCATGCCCAGACGGGTCAAGGTGCCAGGGAAGTGCTGCGAGGAGTGGGAGTGTGATTCTCCCTACAGACACAGTTTCATGGGCTCTGTTTTACCTGGTAAGTTAGTCTCCCTTTTCTGCATCATTAAGtatttttttgctgctgtttataCTCAGATAACCGGTGATCAGGATGGTGTTTCTAATCCAGTGTTTCCTCTTGTGTTCACAGcctacagagaggaggagacctATGGTCCAGATCCCTCTTTGATGAGGGAGAACTGCCTGGTTCAGACTACTGAATGGAGCGCCTGCTCTAAGACCTGTGGCCTTGGGATCTCCACCAGGGTCACCAATGATAACCGTGAATGCCGCCTTGAGAAACAGACCCGGTTGTGCATGGTGCGACCCTGCGAGTCACAGCTGGAGCAGAGCATTAGG aaaggaaaaaaatgcatcCGTACTCCCAGACTCTCCAAGCCCATGAAGTTTGAGATCTCTGGCTGCACCACCACCAAGTCCTACAGGCCAAAGTTCTGCGGCGTCTGCCTGGACGGCCGCTGCTGCACCCCCCACAGGACCACCACCCTGCCCATGGAGTTCAAATGCCCCGACGGACAGGTCATGAAGAAACACATGATGTTCATCAAGTCCTGCGCCTGCCACCACAACTGCCCTGGGGAGAACGACATCTTCGAGTCCATGTATTACAAGAAGATGATGGGAGACATGGCATGA